In a genomic window of Accipiter gentilis chromosome 23, bAccGen1.1, whole genome shotgun sequence:
- the LOC126049909 gene encoding uncharacterized protein LOC126049909 produces MHLQMMRADVTEGCPASQGGLPSAAGTSRRGLGAAGHCSGAPLRTAPQPGAGSGGSGAALGGPVVTGRVAGARRRGVLGTELRRASLFLSGGQAAGAMEGCCTVAISLELSSLFPTLLHLSTKEVVAIWDAVSAYILGQLKQDKGVLVAGLGTFTMVQEQFQGKEEVYVVRRPVFRLELDVLCLQELAFPTVVIPGNVKIKPLNYKRLSRATSFPQHVVKDCVQETILLYSSQLKNGQRLSFAFKDIGVLSCNDDLLCMRFYSDCVTGLERKASRIALLHTRLWMPGAAVSGGATAAQEMQAAPAHAFPRFQFLVISRSASKAFSAWHKKVAEKHRVRRGTEGSQAPDKLLERRVKYSLPALPNQGPGTRQQDTEKKPSASLLPPCPGSSPRTKEASRQKPAPPARPTAALPSSEGCRRALQEVWKLSAEWERVKTRWEERRQQAKAEWAAWEAWSAGEDQQPPQVLSTEGIRAPHPPAQPRRKEVGGRWRKAESPLPAEEMAAAAQLQRLQPDHLSPRAAQVLRRLEPHQERRTIFRNVTENKQRKLEQQRQFPCTRCWYRSGGEGAGGGGCSSGY; encoded by the exons ATGCACCTTCAAATGATGCGGGCTGATGTCACAGAGGGATGCCCCGCATCCCAGGGAGGTCTCCCCAGCGCTGCTGGCACTTCCCGGCGAGGCTTGGGCGCTGCTGGGCACTGCTCAGGGGCTCCCCTCAGAACTGCTCCACAGCCAGGAGCGGGatcgggaggcagcggggctgcgctggggggACCCGTTGTGACCGGCAGAGTAGCAGGGGCACGTCGGAGAGGAGTTTTGGGCACGGAGCTGCGAAGAGCATCCCTTTTCCTGAGCGGAGGACAAGCGGCAGGCGCGATGGAGGGCTGCTGCACCGTGGCCATCAGCTTGGAGCTCAGCAGCTTGTTCCCCACGCTCCTGCATCTCTCCACCAAGG aggtTGTGGCTATTTGGGATGCTGTGTCTGCGTacatcctgggacagctgaaGCAGGACAAG GGTGTCCTGGTCGCAGGACTCGGGACCTTCACTATGGTCCAAGAGCAATTCCAGGGCAAAGAAGAGGTGTATGTGGTTCGAAGACCCGTCTTCCGACTGGAGCTTGATGTGTTGTGTCTGCAGGAGCTCGCGTTCCCCACAGTGGTTATCCCCG GCAACGTCAAGATCAAGCCGCTGAACTACAAGCGGCTGTCGCGAGCCACCTCCTTCCCACAGCACGTGGTGAAGGACTGCGTGCAAGAGACCATCCTCTTGTACTCTTCCCAGCTGAAGAACGGGCAGCGCCTCTCCTTCGCCTTCAAGGACATTGGTGTTCTGTCCTGCAACGACGACCTCCTGTGCATGCGGTTCTATTCTGACTGCGTCACAGGGCTGGAGAGGAAGGCCAGCCGGATTGCGCTGCTTCACACT aggctgtggatgcctggGGCAGCTGTCTCCGGTGGAGCGACCGCCGCTCAGGAGatgcaggctgctcctgcccacgCGTTCCCGAG GTTTCAGTTCCTGGTGATCAGCAGATCGGCGTCCAAGGCTTTCTCCGCCTGGCACAAGAAGGTTGCAGAAAAGCACAGGGTCAGAAGAG gtaCAGAGGGAAGCCAGGCGCCTGACAAGCTGCTGGAGAGGCGGGTGAAGTattccctccccgcgctgccaaACCAGGGGCCGGGCACCAGGCAGCAAGACACGGAGAAGAAGCCTTCTGCCAG TCTGCTCCCACCAtgtccaggcagctcccccaggacaaaggaggcaagcaggcagaagccagctcctccagccaggcCCACCGCTGCGCTCCCGTCTTCTGAAGGCTGCAGGAGAGCGCTGCAG GAGGTCTGGAAGCTGTCTGCAGAGTGGGAGCGAGTGAAGACCCGGTGGGAAGAGCGGCGACAGCAAGCAAAGGCAGAATGGGCGGCATGGGAGGCCTGGTCTGCAGGGGAGGACCAACAACCGCCCCAG GTGCTCAGCACTGAAGGCATTCGGGCTCCccaccctccagcccagcccaggagaAAGGAGGTCGGCGGGAGGTGGAGGAAGGCTGAAAGCCCTCTCCcagcagaggagatggcagcagcCGCCCAGCTGCAGAGACTCCAGCCTGA ccacctttccccacgAGCGGCCCAGGTCCTCAGAAGGCTGGAGCCGCATCAGGAACGGAGGACCATCTTCAGGAATGTCACTGAGAACAAGCAGCGGaagctggagcagcagaggcagttcCCCTG cACGCGATGCTGGTACCGCAGTGGAGGAGAAGGTGCCGGAGGCGGCGGCTGTAGCAGTGGCTATTAG